Part of the Periplaneta americana isolate PAMFEO1 chromosome 4, P.americana_PAMFEO1_priV1, whole genome shotgun sequence genome is shown below.
GGCATAGAGTACATCGCGTACTGCCTAGAGGAGTGGCCAGTGGAGCACGGCAGGGCGTACTATTCTCTTTTCTCACTTGTTGTTCAGTATGTCCTTCCTATTATTACAGTGAGCGTAGCTTACTCAAGAATCTGCCGAAAACTCCGTTATCGCTACGTAAATTCCTCAGCAGTGGGATCTTCCTCAAAGTGCAAAGGCTGCACCGCATCGACGAATAGAAGGAAGCCAAAGGATGACAAAAGAATGAAGAGAACTAACTCTTTGCTAGTATCCATAAGCTTGATCTTCTGCATCAGTTGGCTGCCGTTGAACATCTTCAACTTGGTAGTGGATTACTGGAACCCGTTTGGAGAAGATCGTCAGACTATGATGATAATGTACGCAGTGTGCCACATGATGGGCATGTCCTCAGCTTGTTCTAACCCCTTGTTGTACGGATGGTTGAACGATAATTTTAGGAAAGAGTTTAAAGAGATTTTAGCTGCTGTGTGTCCTTGCATTCCTGTGGAAGCAGTTCGAGAGCGTGTGGGATCGTTGAGGTCCAGTGTGTCCAGGAGGAGGAGAAAACACAAGGGAGCTGGGGGTTCGATAGGGGGAACTTCGGCTGGGATAGGCAGTAGAGGGTTGGGTGATGGAGATTCGTTAAGAAAGGTGGAAGGTATGAGTGCTAGAGACCAGGACGAGACTGCGATCGACACCGGAGCTGTGAGTAACTACAGGAGGGGCCCAGAAACCATGACAACTGAGAACGGCACCGGTCTGCAAGGCGACACCGAGATGACCATCCTGACCAAAGTCTGAGAATTAAGGGCGGCGAAGGTAAGCTCATTCTATAGGTAATACCGATGATTTTTAGTAttgtggaaaagaaaaaaaggagtgacaggagatttgaggaaatccctatTTTTGCGTGTAACGCCTGTACAGAAATTAGGGTAATATTAGGATAAATTGatctaaataaaattttcattataaaaacaGCATTTGATAgactcaaaagaaataaaatttcatcataAATCATGAATAAAAAAAGATTTCCAGAACACATgataaaaattacacaaactcTGTATTTTAACTCCAAGTCTTGAGAAAAAAAGACTaatgaattaaaaacattaaatatcaATCAGGGTGTTAGACAAGAGTGTCCTTTACCTCCTGATATTTTTGGTATATTTATTGACGAAGTCATTTTACTATGGAAGAACTTTTTACacctattatttttattctttatttatttagctagtaagcaaaatgagtacaaattcaaaaatatacaacaaaaagtTTCTAGCCACTACTGCAAGAGCatactcgtgtacggtgtggtcttaaccaataatataacataaaatttacaaagacagtttactaaatacagtaacttaattcagaccgacAACTAACGCACAAGAgaaagaataaagagaaaaagagagaaaaccgTATTTCATATAaactgacaatcagacagaagccagtgatattcaataaaaacaaatataatcgacagaaatgaaaggtaaaaaatacgccatttattaatattatatatcgtgaataattttataaatttcttttctaaaatgttcaattttaaaatatttaaaatttggaaaatgatttgtaactttattataaagtcttgggccgaaactagcaccatgtttaagttcTGCACTCCTATGACATTTAGGATCAATCAATGAGAGAGTAGGCTTTTGTCTTCCAGTATAATGTTCATaccgattagatttatgttttataagttagtaatatatatatatatatatatatatatatatatatatatatatataatttcatcaatagttaatactttaaaatctctaTAGgtctaaattaaatttgttgggtaatccatatttttgttcagaaaaaatattattaatcttctgtgtaataaaattattttattggttataatTTTGCAGTAAATCGGAAAACGTTAACTATGTATGAACTGTTTCCTTATTTACAAGGAAACATTTAATCCAAGTGGTTTTGTAAGACAAGTTTTGCATCACAGCCTCCCAGAACATGTTGCCAATTTATCGCTAATTGACGacatttttcaaaagaaatttcAATGGACTCTTCTGTTTTTTTTCTCTAGCCCTCCATTCGTAATCGAACATCCCTAATAATGAATTTGGAAaacattttacaataaatatgttactaattattgtattttcagTAAAGAATTGAACGAAATAAATGTATCGGGATTTTGATACTTCAGTATGGAATTCATATCCTGTGGTTTCATTTCTAATTCTCCCACACTTAAGTGATGACGTATTCTCTCAACCAGAGACGTTTTTAACACATTGCCAGAAGGCTAGAAAACGAAAGCGCAGTCTCGTTGTTAATCTCAAATTTTCGCTTAGAGCAGCGTTTATTTTTCTAACAGCTTCCGTCATGGTACATAAATACAAAGACGAGCGAGCCAGGCTTTCTCCTTGTCGTTAAGTGTTCCAGAATGAATGGAATTCGAAAAGAGAAGCGTTCGAAGAACAAAGTCTTGAGACGGCAAAGGGAGAAAGCGATAGAAGGGGTGTGAACACCTCTGAGTGAGATTGATGGTGATTCTCAGAAACTTTTAGAAAAGTACCTTCACCCTCCCCCGCAAGCACCCTTCTGAAGTATAAGAAGTTTAGTGGTGAAAGAGGAAGAAAGCAACTCCCCCTTCCGCCGAAGTTTGAAGTTTATTATGAAGTCCTGCAATTTCAGTTGTGACATTAAAAAGGGTAACAgagtataatttattattgttgaaagaaatttatttgtGTTCATACTTACGAAATACAGTTCTTTCTTGTGATTTAGGTGGCCGCATATATGACTACAAAAGTCATTGCACTTGGTTTCGTCCTCGATATCAAACTGGAGAGTAAGTTATGTATTATAAAATCCAGGTGTACTTTCGGACTTGCATTGTACAGTTGGAACCGAaaattgatccgttttacttcaTTATCATATTACTTTCAAGTGAAACCTAACCATGTAAGCTATAAATGGTTCAATCTGTAGggcctattatttatttaaatgaattaataaacaaatcagAGTAattgagtatttatttattttacagatcTGTAAATTTGTTTGCTCTTCAAATATATCCACCGTTTGAAGATACACAAGGTGTTCGCATAATTATCTATGTTACAAACTTCCAGAAATGATataagagtcgacctggttggcgagttggtatagcgctggccttctatgcccaaggttgcgggttcgatcccgagccaggtcgatggcatttaagtgtgcttaaatgcgacaggctcatgtcagtagatttactggcatgtaaaagaactcctgcgggacaaaattccggcacatccggcgacgctgatataacctctgcagttgcgagtatcgttaaataaaacatattttaaaacattttttaaatgataTAAGAGCTCTAAAGAACAATTTCCCATGAGGAACCGATGTCAAAAGTCGTACAGTTTAGACGCTAGAATGccatatatagggtatttcagaAATAAAGACTGATTTTTAAGGGACATTAGAActgctgcttttttttttacaaaaaaaaaaagttaaacgtataaattttcgtttttttatataaaaatattccttGGGAACTTAGGAAGTTGACCGTAAGTGATATTTGCTTCTACGTCGTCTTTTTAGATTCAGGAGCGATTTTTATATAGACCTGCTCCTGCTTTTCACAAATATGCCTCTTTCTCGAAACTATATTTTTGACGTTCAAAATGCTCTATGCGCATGCAGATTTAACGGAATTCACTGAAAATATTCGTACATGTCCATGCATATGTTATCTAagattccacacctgtggagtaacggtcagtgcgtctagtcgcaaaaccaggtggcccaggttcgattcccggttgaggcaagttacctggttgtggtatTTTCCGCgagtttccctcaatccaataagagcaaatgctgggtaactatcggtgctggaccccggactcatttcactgccattatcaccttcatctcattcagacgctaaataacctaagatgttgataaagcgtcgtaaaataacctactaaaataaataaaattgtttaagatCTAACGTTGAAAAATGTTAAGTATCTTGCAAATTAGGAACTAAAAATTACTACGtaaatcaaaaatataaaaaaattattgcctgattcaaaaaaaatattgtgcTTTAACTAGCCTAGCTATCAGGGATTTCTTAATGTTAAAATTGTGTCCATGGACCAGGGaccttatgaaaaaaaaatgagctTGCTTGAACATTTTGGTTATACCACTAATTTGcataactaaaattaaattatgcttCTATTTTATTGGGTATTTTAAGACACATTACACTTTGTAAACTGCTATGGTTacctagcttctgaatgagatgaagttgataaccccagcgaaatgagtccagggtccagtgacgaaatttacccagcatttgctctgaatggattgagggaaaaccacggaaaaaattcCAACCACCTAACtcgtctcaaccaggatttgaatccgtgcCTGCTTGTTCAAGGTCAGGCTTCCTAACTGTTACTGTACAGCGGTGGCCAAATTAACTTTGGAACTAGTAGTCCGATAGTACTCAAAATTTCCAAACACCTTATTCTTAATGCATCTAATAAGCAGTTAATAATGGAATAAGTAGAATTAGaattacaaaaatttcaaaactcagtcccagtgtcTCTTAAGAATTATTGGTAAAGtctaagccagtgatgtcaaagcaagcgcatttttctgaccttgacgtcgtgcgcgggcagcaagcgctaagtatggaaagaggaagggttgtgtataataataagcaacctgttggattaagaaaacagtcgtgcacaaacttcaaacggaatgtgaaattttaggtcgttatttttatatggcttctttctgtttaatattatctatattgtctgtaaaacaaaagtactaacactgatttcttaatattgcacttgtgttgtaaatcttaataacataatggggagttaagaaggaatattcacttaaattccatagtagtataatattatactgtattaagtggatgaaatacatcattcataaagaaagtgatattccaaagaaagagattgagtatgacatgataagttggaatttatatttacggtatctttagccttacaaaagtaatcaaactaatcaaaacaatattacagtacaaagcaaagttacctaggtactgtatctgttttaagtgtaactaatattacataacaaaactcttatcgcattatccttttaaggtgatatttgtgagcaacttcctatcatcagaatattaaattattttctcgaaatgtgctgaagctatagagctgacatttttacaacacatgggcacgtatcttttgcttatgatgtaacagtagttctttgttaattaatttccttacaaacaatttccatgcgaatattttcaaaattttcaatacactatcttcagtaatacatatatacggtatattagatttacgaaaacattctgtaaggctactaaataaataggcctatatctgaaaatttcacttttctatacgaaaagttgagaaaatatttcttttgaataaaaaaaaatcaaacttgtgaaaaatgagcattaaaattaaaacttacgttcttgtaatgcacttatagctacttctcaggcaaatctaaaaaattgacatggatacagttgtaataagttctctttcctttatctattgaatcagtgctggccatccctgaatctAGCTCGaattctttcgtctgtctctttcctttccgctgtaaagcgttgaggctctcctgggctctaaagcgcgctcttgctcctgtgggcatcaattgacatgcctggtctaagcAGTCATTTTAAGTACGGTAACATAGGGCTCCCGACAAAGAATTCCGACACTATGTAATGCTAAATTGCTGTCTATTCGCCTGTAGATTATGCAGCTGCTCGAGCACTTAGAGGTCTACTTTACTTACTCTTATTTTGTTTACACTGGTATGCCACTATGAGAGGCGATTTGAGTCCAGAAATGAAGACAATGGCGGAAGCCTTGGGCACTCATTGTAAGATTATATTGTAcagtaaatttgaataaaaactgATTTTTCAACTCAACTGTCTACTATTTTTAGACATCCTATGCTTAGGATTCCatatcactataatatttttaaaatttttctctaTTCTCTCTTTAATATCACATTCACGTACCACAACACCATCTCCTGGTTAACGACATTGCCGTCACATACCGCGAAAATTATTCATCGCGGACACTATGTTTCTATCTTGAAAATGATCGCTCAAACACAACCCATCAtcccagtgctgctcatcggagcgactactaccgcggaggaatcggagattacgaataaagctctccaccggtgatctccgatgcTACCGTAGGTgaaacaggggacatacggagggatgcgggggttcggagcgaagcgacagttagctcaaggacgaccggcgcgtacggactgacggtagttgtgagtggaataaaattgcaccaaatcggatatccgtcgcatggaaattctttaatttagttgaaggtaataataaagtcgcacactgtaaactttgtgggcagATTTACTCTAAgcgtggtggaacttcgaatttattagaccatttgaagcgatcgcacaatcgcgaacttgatgaaaacaattacgcaaaacatttgatacgatttcttgttaaattgttttagtgctattgttctcaaaggcccacagtataggaaaaagtcttgaaattcctctaaaacgtaactttcgaggcaataaaaacatatgaattatttaagagacgacttgatttatattttactgtttagacaacttgagctatatttttctgtttggattaaaatattgagtttctgaatgaaactaaagaaacatgtggtaataatataattacaattatccttcaGTTGGTATCCGCTTATATTTGTATTACAGAGAAAGAGTAGCGCGTTTTAAAAGAGGcatttcaaatactgacaccctttaacacaataatcacaatcctgtccgttgaagaatctgaataaattatgttggacagtaaactttaatccATTGATAGCctacgtttcttttgttccattctgaagctcccttaatatattttacgttaaactaaaccgattagaataataattgaccaaCACtttttgcgattaaacgagagtttctaggagaactacagtataaatgtttatattagctactgaaaagctttacttctgcattagttttgcagttagattgaatgttattaatttgatcaatgacataaaactaatacgccctTCCACATACACtacgaatttcaaaactagaaaaaattctgttagcTAACttagcacttcaagcaaaaccAGAAAAAAAAGAGCCTAAGAAAGAGAGGGAGATTAAcgtaaaagagagattaaacaacaacaaattacaacttattttaaaagatacgcggacgtcagcggactcgaatcactacctgatccgattaaaggaatgctcagcgggaagtgtatgtctgcgccacagcatatatacaacctgcgcggcatcaatcggaggtaatccggaggtctccgattgaaagcgcgcaaacaactgctccggagaaaacctaataaTAAGCAGCACTACATCATCCGCAAAAATTCGGTACCTAACTTTGAAACAGCCTGTATGTGCCTGCGCCAACAAGCAAACTAGGCTACCCGTTTGCCATGTATAAATAAGTACTGCATGAAAGGCTGATGGCACATTGATTGCTACTCCAAGTCTTTGTAGGTCGTTTTCTTTGTTCAACTTACAAGGAATAACTGCAGTGTTAATAAAACAATGGCAGAAATTATCAAAGGAAATTACATTACGGTAGAGTTTAAATATTGGTAGATAGTTGTACTGGAAGTTCAGGGAAATTTCGATACCTGATCACTAACAGTTCTCTGCgaagtaatataatgtttcaaCTTTAACTATAAAACTTTCATGCTATCTTTTCCATAACAACCTGAAAAATGGCATAACTCAAAATCCTGAGTCTCATTCCTGTATATTATAATgattcttaaaatgtaatatatactaaatacaatggaaacaaaactacattaatagtacattatgcaacgagcctataatggtagtaattaagacgcgaggatgtttatgaaacgagagcaagcgagtttcataattttcatacgagcgtcttaattacaattataggcaagtttcataagactttttatgctcgaccatatttctaacttgaaattattcataaatattcatgttattgttatgtgagtgagtgcaatagcctacctcatgaattgtgagatgtgcgcagacgcgaaagtattgattttttccgggaaacgaatgtcgacgacctgatataatctagagagtaagataaacatgtcttgatataaccttgaaattgaattcgacattgaaaaacgagataacaaattgaatttatttgaatattatttacaattaacgctaattattatagtaacagaacataaccttctgcgacagtattgcatttccagcctccgtgacatttcgatagttgtctttcgattgcatatccgagaataatcgaaaacctgaattttaatgaataggtgtactttaatgatatgcattaaaggactgctaccaggtgtataattactacatttcggcatggtcgagcataaaaaccattacataaatcaaacaaaaatgaacatgtgaaatatttaaataaaacagaaatatacattaaaagaaTTTATTCTAGTATGAGCAAACGTTGGTGGTCCACAGTTCAAAACCGTACTgcagataagcagaaagaagaagaaaacaaacaattaatataagtaataaaaagcACAGACTTTAAAAACAAGAGCCTGTATGATAAAAAGCAATCACATGAAAAGTtcataaccaatattcacaagtacCTATATAAGACTAAAATTTAgcaattagaaataattttggAGAATGACAAATTGATAAATAGATTTACGAACCTGTTACATTAGTAAGCTAGTATATATTTATTCCAACTTCTAATATGTTTATCAGTgataatacctaaatatttaacttaaaaagttgtttcAAAATATTGGCAATTACTATTTTTTAAAGAATGAATAATAAGGATGAtgcttaataattttaaaattaaatttgaatttagtTACTTTAATAAAAACTAATTAACTCCTATTTCGTCGAAAGTAGATTTTCATCAAGCCACTTTTGACAATACTCATGTCTCATTTCGTAATTATAAGTAAATTTCCAACTTATGGGTATACTGTGGGAAATAATCACAGTACCATCTGAATGTGATATATGTGCAAGATGCGTCATTATTATTCCTCGAAATAccctttatcttttttttttaaataattgtgtaaAATTTTGACAAATCGTTATCTAATACAGCGATAGCAGCTCTTTTCAATTTAATCATTgccaagtaaaattaaatttcatgctGATATGTTCAAGTTACATTGCCAACAAGCGTTGCCATTTGCAAAGGTTTCACGTTCATGCAAACAACTATCTTTGtcaaaatatttgttttcatgaTTGAAATAAAATCTGATAAACTACGCATGGAACCGAAAGGCATCAGATATGTTTGCAAACCATGACTCTGCTTTCAAGCTACATTGCAGTGAGTTGCGACTACATATGCTGGTGTTTACTTCACAATACTGAAATCTCCCTAACAGGATTGGCTAGATCTcatattgcatttgttaatatggTACAAAAATGGGTGTATATgtaatatcatatatatatatatgtgtgtatgtgtgtgtgtgcatgcatgTAGGTATTTTTTatgttacttggttatttaacgacgctgtatgaactacgaggttatttagcgtcgatggtattggcaatagcgagatgatatttggcgagatgaggtcgaggattcgctatagattacctgacatttgccttattattggggaaaacctcgcaaaaatccaaccaggtaatcagcccaagcgggaatcgaacccgcacccgaacgcaactccggatgggcaggcaagtgccttagcagacttagctacgccgatggcttgtatgtatgtatgtatgtatgtatgtatgtatgtatgtatgtatgtatgtatgtatgtatgtatgtatgtattattttaatttcgacTTTACTTCCATTATTTTTGTAAAGAAACTGACAAGATAAGTGAATGGATCGACTTCCATTTTAACACTTTCAATTTGGTACTGGTAGGAAAATTAGACGTTTTACTCAGCACTAACAATATGGTTTTCTTaacattcatttaaaattttaattttttaattaagattCTTTTGATACTCTTctcagaatatgataaaattgttataaaatcaTTCTGAAATCCAATGCTACGTataaattctgcaatgcttgagaaaagtggcataagtcagtttccacaaacattttttattaatttattgacaacttacagaacatctgctggcttgggaaaagagacataagtatttctcccttttacaataattcatacagaagaaagtcAAATCtatataaaccagtgtgaagacaatttttttttccttctcctgtaaaattaacatttttgacttgtgccactacAGAATTCTTCTGCCATTAATCTATAGATCCTTTGTATTTCATCAGAAATTCTTATTGTGTCTTCAATGCACTACGTTACTTGTTTTTCGTCTGCGATTAtactaattataatattttaaaattcctttgcagaaggaaaagttacatttgttcggatcaaatttctgcatatttgaagggcaaaactaaaatttttttaatcatttattatcacaacaaTAACACAGTGCTGTCtgaaactgactgagcatattgggaattaaatcaatgtcttttccaaaacaggtatgaaatgtttcatataaaacaatttttatctcgaaaaggaagcaaaaatgagcaaaattgtattaaactttttcgtttgaaatatttcaaagaagaacCCCATGAAATCAAatacattacttacggctcaccctGTATAGTTAAGAGACATCTGTTTATTTTGTATCAGCCGGATGTATAAACTAtatttttactcatttattttaagGAAAACCGATCTGTCCTAACAAATGCTAGTATTTTTAATAGCACTGATAATTTTATCAGGCAGATGATTCCACTTCAATGCTTGTCCGATTTGACATGTTGGACGCGCGTAAATCCACCAAACATGACATAAAGAGCCCTTCATTGCATTGCAGCGATATCAAGTAGACTCCGCCTGTAGCAGGTGAAGTCGTGACGCATGTATATCACAAGGTTCGCATATTTATTTCCGTACAACAAAGCATAACAACTTTACGAGTTTCGTTTTATTGCGGGGCACAGCATTGAAATGTTGAATACTACTGCGCTCGCAATGAAAATGTCACGCACGCTCGAAATTATATACGGGATAGTTTGCTGAAATACTTATCTAACTCTGGATGAGATAGTACTTCCGGGGTTAAACCAAGCGCACCCAGGTTACATTTCCGGCAGGAAAGGGAGTATTTACCTTTCACCCAGTGCTCCTGACACGCGTTAGCGCAGGGATGAAGGCGCTACGTTACGAACCCGAAGGTCTCGAGTTCGATTACCGATAGAGTCATGACTTTTTTAATTGACACTGCTACTAATATCGATGGTCTGCAGAGGTGAGTGAACCTTGATCTTCCGCCACTCAGTGGGATTCCGTGAACTGTAATAAAaaggataattttattttaaatcagtttattctttcttgtattaagcGTCGCGTCGTCTTCGACAAATACGCATCACTATCACAGATTCGCGCTAAAATATTAAtgtgcattttttaaattctatgtaTGACGGTGACTGACCTAAATCTGTCTTCGTAGTCAACTGTTTGGCGTAGAAGTACATTCTTTCACTACGTATGGATAATGAAGTACGTACGGATTTTCGTATGTCCAGAAAAGTGTAAAATTTGAAACGCCGTACTGGATATAAA
Proteins encoded:
- the LOC138697712 gene encoding neuropeptide F receptor-like — translated: MDWWNISNSLATLPPAIQDAHFLFLRDANNGGNEIPNWHLEHNFSAYIRNMSWVLNATIDQNLLDEFARNRVVEDPAFSTLIFVYSALIILGAAGNSLVVCAVARKPAMRTARNMFIVNLAVSDLLLCLITMPLTLMEILTKYWPLGRYPFVCKMLGTLQATSIFVSTISITAIALDRYQVIVYPTRESLQKLGAVIILSCIWVAAIILASPMFFWRTLKHHDINLPSIGIEYIAYCLEEWPVEHGRAYYSLFSLVVQYVLPIITVSVAYSRICRKLRYRYVNSSAVGSSSKCKGCTASTNRRKPKDDKRMKRTNSLLVSISLIFCISWLPLNIFNLVVDYWNPFGEDRQTMMIMYAVCHMMGMSSACSNPLLYGWLNDNFRKEFKEILAAVCPCIPVEAVRERVGSLRSSVSRRRRKHKGAGGSIGGTSAGIGSRGLGDGDSLRKVEGMSARDQDETAIDTGAVSNYRRGPETMTTENGTGLQGDTEMTILTKV